Below is a window of Bacillota bacterium DNA.
CCACCCGCAGGACGACAGAGTTGGCGGCGGGCCGGGGACCATCGGTTGCCGAAGCCCGCCGCTTCCTTGAGGTGCAGCGCGCGACTTACGTGGTGGTGCGGGCCAACCGCATCGTGGCGTGGAGCTGCCGGCCCAGCGTGAAAGCGCTTTTCGTGGCCCTCACCGACGCGCTTCGCCGGGCGGGCGCCCGAGAGCTGGCCGGCGCCGCCATGGCGGGCCTCGCCATCAGCCGTTCGGTGGCGCTGGCGGCTGTGCGGTGGGGCCTAGCCGACGTGTACGGGGAGGTCATGACCCGGGAGGCGGCCGAGCTGCTCCGGCGCCAGGGCGTACGGGCCGAGTGCCGGCAACTGGTGGCCGACGTGGCGGACGAACCAGCGCCCAACACCGGTGATAGCGTGGACAGCGGGCTCGCCTCGCTTCACCACGAACTTGCCTGGCTCGACCGGGTGGTGGACGGCTGCCAGTCCGACCCGGGTGAGGCCTGGCGGAGGCTCTGGGCGGCCGCCGTGCAGCCCGCAGCCGGCGAAGCCGCCGGCGCCTGATTTCTCCCCGTTCACCGTCGTCTGGTTCCCGGGGGTGCTCCTCGGCCCTCCCGGGAATCTCCCTATACCCTTTTCGCGTCCCGTGC
It encodes the following:
- a CDS encoding DUF1893 domain-containing protein, with the translated sequence MQDATRRTTELAAGRGPSVAEARRFLEVQRATYVVVRANRIVAWSCRPSVKALFVALTDALRRAGARELAGAAMAGLAISRSVALAAVRWGLADVYGEVMTREAAELLRRQGVRAECRQLVADVADEPAPNTGDSVDSGLASLHHELAWLDRVVDGCQSDPGEAWRRLWAAAVQPAAGEAAGA